ATTGGCAAAAGCTTTGGCTTGAGTTTTGCAAAAAGTCAATTAGCGTGCAAAAATACACTGCCTACTCAAGGGGAGATTTTCTTATCACTTGCAAATATTGACAAAAAGGAAGGTATTGCGCTTGCACGCGGATTTATTAAGCTTGGATTCTCAATTTGTGCAACGGAAGGAACATATCGCATTTTGCGCGAAAACAATATTGAATCTACGCATATTCTTAAAGTAAGTGAAGGGCGTCCAAATATCATTGATAGTATGATGAATAACCAAATTAGCCTTGCTATCAACACAAGCGATCAGCATTCCCATAAAGAAGACACGCATCTTATCCGCACACATATTATTAAAAACTCTATTCCCTATTTTACTACACTATCAGCAGCGCGTGTAGCCATTGAGGCTATCAAAGAAATACAAAATAGCAATATGAATGAAGCATATGCTTTACAAGATTATTTGCACTAAGTCTTAGCAATGTTTTTAATCGCCTCTAAGGTGCGCTCAATCTCTTGAGTTGTATTAAACGCGCCAACACTCAAACGAATACTCCCTCCACAAGCAAAGCTCCCTATACTCTTATGTGTAAGCGGTGAGCAATGTAATCCCACGCGTGTGAGAATCCCAAATTCCCTATCAAGCCTTAACCCCACTTCTGAAGGATACATACCCTCAATATTAAAGGCAAGATTCCCAACACACTGCTTGCTTTCTATCTCATACACCTTTATACCCTCAATAGATTTTAGCCCCTCATAGAGATATTGCCGCAATTTCATTTTGTGGGCATAGATTTGCTCCATACCTTGCTCTTTTATCCATTCAAGCCCAGCCCTAAGCCCAGCAATCGCACACATATTGGGCGTGCCACTCTCATATTTATCAGGTAGCATACAAGGCTGCACAATTTCCTCACTTAATGAGCCACTTCCCCCTTGTATAAAACTCTCCAAAAGTTCCTCATCAAAATGAGGATTCAAACTCATAAACCCAAGCGCACTTGGTGCATATAAACCTTTATGACAAGAAGCGCAAATAATATCTGCATTTGTAGCCTTTAGGGGCAAAGAGCCCACAGCCT
This DNA window, taken from Helicobacter sp. MIT 21-1697, encodes the following:
- a CDS encoding aminotransferase class V-fold PLP-dependent enzyme, with amino-acid sequence MIYLDNAATSFPKPSSVVEAVNAYLTHIGGSPARSAHSLSIESGRILYEARVGLAELLEQKSEERIIFGANATFMLNSALYGLLKKGDRVLTTTLEHNSVLRPLENLRQKYGITLEFIQCSQTCELDLHDIESKLKGARAFICVYANNVSGAVLPIEEIYKLCMKHKVIFILDASQAVGSLPLKATNADIICASCHKGLYAPSALGFMSLNPHFDEELLESFIQGGSGSLSEEIVQPCMLPDKYESGTPNMCAIAGLRAGLEWIKEQGMEQIYAHKMKLRQYLYEGLKSIEGIKVYEIESKQCVGNLAFNIEGMYPSEVGLRLDREFGILTRVGLHCSPLTHKSIGSFACGGSIRLSVGAFNTTQEIERTLEAIKNIAKT